In Curtobacterium sp. L6-1, a genomic segment contains:
- a CDS encoding LysR family transcriptional regulator substrate-binding protein, which translates to MTALTIAFVPGVSPAKWVRVWRERRADVDLVLMPVDADGVTAAIEGDADMVFARMPVPEQHHAIPLWTETAVVAAPKDSPLADLDEVTEADLADVTVLDAGPVPADVAAALDLVEANVGVVVLPQSLFRAASRKDLVSRPLADSPGTRVALVWRDEDASDLTEEFIGVVRGRTSNSSRNASDQSAGTDQGGDDRSRPAKAGGKATAANAKTVAKRSATKGTGAKSGGGKNSTGRGRTQRGMSGKPKRGSKGNR; encoded by the coding sequence CGGGTCTGGCGGGAGCGCCGCGCCGACGTCGACCTGGTGCTCATGCCCGTGGACGCCGACGGGGTCACCGCCGCGATCGAGGGCGACGCCGACATGGTCTTCGCCCGCATGCCCGTGCCCGAGCAGCACCACGCGATCCCGCTCTGGACCGAGACCGCGGTCGTTGCCGCCCCGAAGGACTCCCCGCTCGCCGACCTCGACGAGGTCACCGAGGCGGACCTCGCCGACGTCACCGTCCTCGACGCCGGGCCCGTCCCGGCCGACGTCGCGGCGGCCCTCGACCTGGTCGAGGCGAACGTCGGCGTCGTCGTCCTGCCGCAGTCGCTCTTCCGCGCCGCCAGCCGCAAGGACCTCGTGTCGCGGCCGCTCGCCGACTCCCCCGGGACGCGGGTCGCGCTGGTCTGGCGGGACGAGGACGCCTCCGACCTCACCGAGGAGTTCATCGGCGTCGTGCGCGGCCGGACCTCGAACAGCTCACGGAACGCGTCCGACCAGTCCGCGGGCACGGACCAGGGCGGCGACGACCGGTCCCGTCCGGCGAAGGCCGGCGGCAAGGCCACGGCCGCCAACGCGAAGACCGTCGCCAAGCGGAGCGCGACGAAGGGCACCGGCGCGAAGAGCGGCGGCGGCAAGAACTCGACGGGGCGCGGCCGGACGCAGCGCGGCATGTCCGGCAAGCCGAAGCGCGGCTCCAAGGGCAACCGGTGA